A single region of the Thermodesulfatator indicus DSM 15286 genome encodes:
- a CDS encoding haloacid dehalogenase type II, whose protein sequence is MSANFEWVTFDCYGTLIDWETGILKALKPIFALEDAEILKLYARFESEAERTWKPYREILKEVALKFFDHFGLKPDPGQENILWQSLPSWPPFPEVKEALAGLKKAGFKFAIISNIDNDLLAKSVAQMGVSFDALITAEEARCYKPGQAIFELAETRLSVSPERIFHVAQSLFHDIAPAKERGWTTCWVKRPSRDPFGATPPAEARPDFVISELREVIKIIG, encoded by the coding sequence ATGTCCGCAAATTTTGAGTGGGTAACTTTTGACTGCTACGGCACTTTGATTGATTGGGAAACGGGCATTTTGAAGGCCTTAAAGCCTATTTTTGCCCTTGAAGACGCAGAAATTTTAAAGCTTTACGCGAGATTTGAGAGTGAGGCGGAAAGAACCTGGAAGCCTTATCGTGAAATCTTGAAAGAAGTGGCGCTAAAGTTTTTTGACCATTTCGGTCTCAAGCCAGATCCAGGCCAGGAAAACATCCTCTGGCAGAGCCTACCCAGCTGGCCACCTTTTCCTGAGGTAAAAGAAGCCCTGGCAGGTCTCAAAAAAGCTGGTTTTAAGTTCGCCATCATTTCAAACATTGACAATGATCTCTTGGCAAAAAGTGTGGCTCAAATGGGTGTTTCTTTTGACGCCCTTATAACTGCAGAAGAAGCTCGCTGTTATAAACCGGGGCAGGCCATATTTGAGCTAGCGGAAACGAGGCTTTCTGTTTCGCCTGAGCGCATTTTTCACGTGGCCCAGAGCCTTTTCCACGACATAGCCCCGGCTAAAGAAAGGGGATGGACTACGTGCTGGGTGAAAAGACCATCACGGGACCCTTTTGGGGCCACTCCTCCAGCCGAAGCCAGGCCTGATTTTGTTATTTCTGAATTGCGAGAAGTGATAAAAATAATCGGCTAG
- a CDS encoding MBL fold metallo-hydrolase, giving the protein MATIKILGTAGARYVVAKQLRSSAGTYIEYEGTRLVLDPGPGTLVRMATTKPRLDVMKLHGLILTHAHLDHSNDVNILIDGLTEGGLKKRGVLFAPRECLSGNSAVVLKYLRPYLKEIKILEAEKLYTIGNIKFRTSRRHYHTAETYGIIFDFSGKKVGFLVDTLFSPRLIESYRDCQILIINVVRFKPHPSPNVQHLCVRDVEEILAEIRPEKAILTHFGMTMLKAQPHQIAAKLSRKLNLEVIAAYDGLTLEI; this is encoded by the coding sequence ATGGCCACTATAAAAATTTTAGGCACAGCAGGGGCGCGTTACGTAGTAGCTAAACAGCTTCGTTCCTCAGCAGGTACGTATATAGAATACGAGGGCACTCGTTTAGTGCTTGATCCAGGGCCGGGCACGTTGGTGCGTATGGCCACCACTAAGCCTCGCCTAGATGTTATGAAACTTCACGGCTTGATACTCACCCACGCCCACCTGGATCATTCAAATGACGTTAACATTCTCATAGATGGGCTAACTGAAGGCGGTCTTAAAAAAAGAGGTGTGCTCTTTGCCCCGCGAGAATGCTTGAGCGGAAATAGTGCGGTAGTTTTGAAATACTTACGCCCTTATTTAAAAGAAATAAAAATTCTTGAGGCCGAAAAACTTTATACCATTGGAAACATTAAGTTCCGCACTTCCAGGCGACATTACCATACTGCCGAAACCTACGGCATAATCTTTGATTTTTCAGGAAAAAAGGTAGGCTTTTTAGTAGATACCCTATTTTCCCCTAGGTTAATTGAATCTTATCGGGATTGCCAGATTCTTATTATAAACGTGGTTCGCTTCAAGCCTCATCCTTCGCCTAATGTGCAACATCTGTGTGTGCGGGACGTAGAAGAAATCCTTGCGGAAATAAGGCCAGAAAAAGCTATTCTTACCCACTTCGGCATGACCATGTTAAAGGCCCAGCCCCATCAAATAGCGGCTAAGTTGAGCCGCAAGTTAAATTTAGAGGTCATAGCCGCTTATGACGGGTTGACTTTGGAAATTTAA
- the pyrR gene encoding bifunctional pyr operon transcriptional regulator/uracil phosphoribosyltransferase PyrR: MEERLLMGEKEIDRALTRIAHQILERNQGCKDLVLVGIRTGGVPLAERLKKKIEQIEGSGPPVGMLDITLYRDDWSRAASQPIVRKTQIPFPIDDKVVILVDDVIYTGRTIRAALDALVDFGRPRKVELAVLVDRGHRELPIEPTYTGFTISTLPNEHITVHLKEISGKDEVVLERHR; this comes from the coding sequence ATGGAAGAACGGCTTCTGATGGGAGAAAAAGAAATAGACCGCGCTCTTACAAGAATTGCCCACCAGATTCTCGAGCGCAACCAGGGTTGTAAGGACTTAGTCCTGGTCGGCATTCGCACTGGAGGAGTGCCCTTAGCAGAACGCCTGAAGAAAAAAATTGAACAAATAGAAGGATCAGGGCCTCCGGTAGGTATGCTGGATATTACCCTTTATCGTGACGACTGGAGCAGAGCCGCTTCACAACCAATTGTACGTAAAACTCAAATACCTTTTCCCATAGATGATAAAGTGGTCATCTTGGTAGATGATGTTATCTATACCGGTCGCACTATTCGCGCCGCCCTTGATGCTCTAGTAGATTTTGGCCGTCCTCGTAAAGTAGAACTGGCTGTTTTAGTAGATCGAGGCCACCGCGAATTGCCTATTGAGCCTACTTATACCGGCTTTACTATCTCCACTTTACCAAATGAACACATTACCGTACATTTAAAAGAAATCTCCGGAAAGGACGAGGTAGTCCTTGAAAGACACCGATAA
- a CDS encoding biotin--[acetyl-CoA-carboxylase] ligase, producing MKDTDKYKTPSFSERLPTKWLGKKILFFKEIPSTQDEIKKRASSEKSGLVVLADRQTQGRGRLARAWFSPRGAGLYFSILLKGPLAQPITLYSLATAVGVARGLEQLLDIPVKLKWPNDILIKQKKIGGILLEKVPEGLVIGVGLNVTFKKENLPPDIREKASSIFLETGIIFSRPQILRAVLVELEKIYEKLLEEGFNAVEDAWQKRDVTKGSKVVLKRGEEILKGQAIGPTPKGELLIETNKGVITVSSGEILMWEISGWHQPKAA from the coding sequence TTGAAAGACACCGATAAATACAAAACTCCTTCCTTTTCCGAAAGATTACCTACCAAATGGCTTGGTAAAAAGATTCTTTTTTTTAAAGAAATACCTTCCACCCAAGACGAAATCAAAAAAAGGGCCTCTTCTGAAAAATCGGGCCTGGTAGTTTTAGCAGACCGTCAAACTCAAGGCCGAGGAAGACTTGCTCGTGCCTGGTTTTCCCCAAGAGGAGCAGGACTGTATTTTTCTATTTTACTTAAGGGCCCTTTAGCCCAACCAATTACACTTTATAGCCTAGCAACAGCGGTAGGGGTAGCCCGAGGTCTTGAACAGCTGCTGGATATTCCTGTAAAACTAAAGTGGCCCAATGATATTTTAATTAAACAAAAAAAGATTGGCGGCATTTTATTAGAAAAAGTTCCAGAGGGTTTGGTAATAGGAGTTGGGCTCAACGTAACCTTTAAAAAAGAAAATCTTCCACCTGATATTCGAGAAAAGGCCTCTTCGATCTTTCTAGAAACCGGTATCATTTTTAGTCGGCCGCAAATACTTAGAGCTGTTCTTGTAGAACTAGAAAAAATATACGAAAAACTACTTGAAGAGGGATTTAATGCCGTTGAAGATGCCTGGCAAAAAAGAGATGTAACCAAAGGGAGCAAGGTAGTCTTAAAAAGAGGAGAAGAAATCCTTAAAGGCCAGGCTATCGGCCCCACACCTAAAGGAGAACTCCTCATAGAAACAAACAAAGGTGTGATAACCGTGTCTTCTGGTGAAATATTAATGTGGGAAATTTCTGGCTGGCATCAACCTAAAGCCGCTTAA
- the trpD gene encoding anthranilate phosphoribosyltransferase yields MPKLKEVLLKAIEAKDLTPEEIEQAFSEVIAGDFDERQLAALLTALKIKGETWKEIAAVARTLRKVARSVPHNISKAEPLVDTCGTGGDRKGTFNVSTAAAFVVAAAGVKVAKHGNRSVSSKCGSADVLEALGVKIDMPPEMAAACLDTCGLCFLFAPLYHPAMKHVAPVRKALGFRTIFNLVGPLLNPAGANTQVLGVSDFRLTEKMAFALDALGARRALVVFGEDGYDEFVVTGSTKVSELRDGRITTYYVDPEDVGLELCEEPEELLGGDAEQNAEIIRNILVGKETGPKRDMVALNAGAAIYAAEKAIDLKAGVKKALEILTSEKAMDKLEELINFSQRHTQ; encoded by the coding sequence ATGCCTAAACTCAAGGAAGTTTTACTAAAAGCAATTGAGGCAAAAGATTTGACGCCTGAAGAAATAGAACAGGCCTTCTCTGAAGTAATCGCCGGAGATTTTGACGAGAGGCAGCTTGCGGCTCTCTTGACTGCTTTAAAAATCAAAGGAGAAACCTGGAAAGAGATAGCCGCTGTGGCTCGCACTTTGCGAAAAGTAGCAAGGAGTGTCCCGCACAATATATCCAAAGCCGAACCCCTTGTTGACACCTGTGGCACAGGAGGGGACCGTAAAGGCACTTTTAATGTATCTACGGCAGCAGCCTTTGTAGTGGCAGCTGCTGGCGTTAAAGTGGCCAAACATGGCAATCGTTCGGTTTCAAGTAAGTGCGGTAGTGCTGATGTGCTTGAGGCTCTAGGTGTAAAAATAGACATGCCTCCAGAGATGGCGGCGGCCTGCCTTGATACTTGCGGACTTTGTTTTCTTTTTGCCCCACTTTATCATCCCGCTATGAAACATGTAGCTCCTGTGCGCAAAGCCCTTGGTTTCAGGACTATATTCAACCTGGTTGGCCCTCTTCTTAACCCAGCTGGGGCTAACACCCAGGTGCTTGGTGTCTCTGACTTCCGTCTTACGGAAAAAATGGCCTTTGCTCTCGATGCCCTTGGTGCCAGACGAGCCTTAGTTGTATTCGGTGAAGATGGCTATGATGAGTTTGTTGTCACTGGCTCTACCAAAGTTTCTGAATTAAGAGATGGCCGTATTACCACGTATTATGTTGACCCAGAAGACGTTGGCCTTGAACTATGCGAAGAACCTGAAGAACTGTTAGGTGGAGATGCTGAACAAAATGCCGAAATTATAAGGAACATATTAGTTGGCAAAGAAACCGGCCCTAAAAGAGACATGGTGGCCTTAAATGCTGGTGCCGCTATTTACGCTGCGGAAAAGGCCATTGACCTCAAAGCCGGTGTTAAGAAAGCCCTTGAAATACTTACCTCAGAGAAAGCCATGGACAAGCTCGAAGAGCTTATCAACTTCAGCCAGCGACATACCCAATGA
- a CDS encoding DUF933 domain-containing protein codes for MKIGIIGLPQSGKTTIFRAAAGEAAGQVEEKGSIARAVVKVPDERLDVLQRIFSSAKKTPATVQYLDLSFDLREREGRGKELEKLLHELKPADALIMVVRNFELAGIPPEPQKELDTLHEELILSDLAIVERKLERLEKEAKKGASIVEKELEELREAKKLLDEGRPLRVSSNLRKSPYMKGYAFLSIKPLLVVINSGEEAEEVKLNLPPFAEAIHIKGRLEADLAELSSEEAEIFREEYGLLEPALPLLIRKSFEILDLICFFTGGEKEARAWPIPRGSTAQKAAGTIHSDMERGFIRAEVVAYDDLVEAGSYQAAQKKGKVRLEGKDYVVKDGDVIIFRFSV; via the coding sequence ATGAAAATCGGCATAATCGGTCTACCACAATCAGGAAAGACAACTATTTTTAGAGCAGCGGCGGGAGAAGCTGCTGGCCAGGTAGAAGAGAAGGGCAGCATTGCCCGCGCGGTAGTCAAAGTGCCTGATGAGCGCCTTGATGTATTGCAACGTATCTTTTCCTCTGCCAAGAAAACCCCGGCCACTGTACAGTACCTCGACCTTTCCTTTGACCTCAGAGAAAGAGAAGGGCGAGGCAAAGAACTTGAAAAACTTTTACACGAACTGAAACCCGCTGATGCCTTAATCATGGTAGTACGAAATTTCGAACTGGCAGGAATTCCTCCAGAGCCACAAAAAGAACTTGATACCCTTCACGAAGAACTAATCCTTTCCGACTTGGCCATTGTAGAGAGGAAACTTGAACGCCTGGAAAAAGAAGCCAAAAAAGGGGCTTCAATAGTTGAAAAAGAACTAGAAGAACTACGCGAAGCCAAAAAACTCCTCGATGAAGGGCGCCCCTTAAGAGTTTCTTCGAATTTAAGAAAAAGTCCTTACATGAAGGGCTATGCCTTTTTATCCATAAAACCCCTTCTAGTAGTTATAAACTCAGGCGAAGAAGCCGAAGAGGTAAAACTAAACTTACCTCCCTTTGCCGAGGCTATTCACATAAAAGGGCGCCTTGAAGCCGATCTTGCCGAGCTATCCTCAGAAGAAGCTGAAATTTTTAGAGAAGAATACGGTCTTTTAGAACCAGCCCTTCCCCTGCTTATCAGAAAAAGTTTTGAAATCCTTGATTTGATTTGCTTTTTCACTGGTGGAGAAAAAGAAGCCCGAGCCTGGCCTATTCCACGAGGCTCAACAGCTCAAAAAGCTGCAGGAACTATCCATTCAGACATGGAGCGAGGTTTTATTCGAGCAGAGGTAGTAGCTTACGATGATCTGGTTGAAGCAGGTTCTTACCAAGCTGCCCAGAAGAAGGGAAAAGTTCGCTTAGAAGGTAAAGATTATGTAGTAAAAGACGGAGACGTTATAATCTTCCGTTTCAGTGTATAA
- the mtaB gene encoding tRNA (N(6)-L-threonylcarbamoyladenosine(37)-C(2))-methylthiotransferase MtaB, producing the protein MKYRLAITTLGCKVNQVESASLAEQFEKKGYKFVDFKEKADIYIVNTCAVTAKASYESRKLLRQALKNEPLLVVATGCYAQVGAEEILGYLKAPILIVGQREKAKLPEIIESLSLPLKEKHIVISDVKDLKFCEPYPLSYFREHKRAFLRVQDGCSLFCTYCIVPHARGPSRSLNLEKIREQVLRFLAAGYQEIVVTGVHLGLWGRDLSPPKTLLDLVNLLEELGVPRWRLSSLEPQELSEDILYFARKAKGFCPHFHLSLQSGSNEVLRKMGRRYKVENFERLVLKIKELFPDAAIGADVIAGFPAETEKDFEETYALIEKLPLTYLHVFPYSPRPGTPAARWRQVPPHLVAERARKLQELSQAKRKAFYRAQVGQILEVLILRYLEEQGLYEGLSRNYVKVLFEAQEKELGHEISVKVERAVNSWLYGSKIS; encoded by the coding sequence ATGAAATACCGTTTAGCTATAACCACTTTAGGATGCAAAGTAAATCAGGTAGAAAGTGCCTCCCTTGCCGAACAATTCGAAAAAAAAGGCTATAAATTCGTTGATTTCAAAGAAAAAGCCGATATTTACATAGTTAACACCTGTGCGGTAACAGCCAAAGCCAGCTACGAAAGCCGCAAACTATTGCGTCAGGCCCTTAAGAATGAACCTCTTCTTGTTGTAGCTACTGGATGTTACGCCCAGGTTGGCGCAGAAGAAATTCTTGGTTATCTCAAGGCCCCTATTTTGATCGTTGGCCAGAGAGAAAAGGCAAAGCTTCCAGAAATCATTGAAAGTTTAAGCTTACCGCTTAAAGAGAAACATATTGTTATTAGCGATGTAAAAGATTTAAAATTTTGTGAGCCGTATCCTCTTTCGTACTTCAGAGAGCACAAACGCGCTTTTTTAAGAGTACAAGACGGCTGTAGTCTATTTTGCACTTATTGTATTGTGCCTCATGCCCGAGGACCTTCGCGAAGCCTCAATCTGGAAAAAATAAGAGAACAAGTTTTAAGATTTTTGGCAGCTGGTTATCAAGAAATTGTAGTCACAGGAGTTCATCTTGGACTATGGGGAAGGGATTTAAGTCCACCTAAAACGCTACTTGACCTGGTTAACCTTCTTGAAGAACTCGGTGTACCACGCTGGCGTTTGAGTTCACTGGAACCCCAGGAGTTAAGTGAAGATATTTTGTATTTTGCGCGAAAAGCCAAAGGTTTTTGCCCACATTTCCATCTGTCTCTCCAAAGTGGAAGCAATGAAGTCTTAAGAAAAATGGGGCGGCGTTACAAGGTAGAAAACTTTGAAAGGCTTGTATTAAAAATAAAAGAGCTTTTTCCTGATGCCGCTATAGGCGCTGATGTAATAGCCGGTTTCCCTGCGGAAACAGAAAAAGATTTTGAGGAAACTTACGCCTTAATAGAAAAACTTCCCCTTACTTATTTGCATGTCTTTCCCTACTCACCAAGGCCAGGAACGCCTGCAGCAAGATGGCGGCAGGTGCCACCACACCTGGTGGCAGAAAGGGCTAGAAAGCTACAGGAGCTTTCTCAGGCCAAACGAAAAGCTTTTTACCGGGCCCAAGTAGGACAGATTCTTGAAGTCCTAATACTACGTTATCTAGAAGAACAAGGGCTATATGAGGGGCTTTCACGCAACTACGTTAAAGTGCTTTTTGAGGCTCAAGAAAAAGAACTCGGCCACGAAATTTCCGTTAAAGTAGAAAGAGCGGTTAACTCCTGGCTTTATGGTAGTAAAATTTCCTAA
- the nth gene encoding endonuclease III, translating into MAPKNKYQPPKLSEQEKKRLNEILRRLKEAYPEVKIALKFSNPLELLVATILSAQCTDERVNQVTAELFKKYRSAKDYAEAPLEELAEDIRSTGFYQQKAKYIKECARLIIEKFGGEVPRSMEDMLKLPGVARKTANIVLSNAYGVVEGIPVDTHVRRLAQRLGFTKEKKPDKIEQDLMAIIPREEWGQIAYVFQAHGRKICKARKPLCDQCVVKDLCPSKKES; encoded by the coding sequence ATGGCCCCAAAAAACAAATATCAACCACCTAAACTGAGTGAACAGGAAAAAAAGCGCCTTAACGAAATATTGCGCCGCCTCAAAGAAGCCTACCCGGAAGTCAAAATCGCTCTCAAGTTTAGCAATCCTTTGGAACTTCTCGTGGCTACCATTCTTTCGGCCCAGTGTACTGACGAAAGGGTAAACCAGGTCACCGCCGAACTTTTCAAAAAATATCGCTCAGCCAAAGACTACGCTGAGGCCCCATTGGAAGAACTCGCCGAAGATATAAGATCTACGGGCTTTTATCAACAAAAAGCTAAGTACATTAAAGAATGCGCCCGCTTAATTATTGAAAAGTTTGGCGGTGAAGTCCCTCGCTCCATGGAAGACATGCTAAAACTACCTGGAGTGGCCCGTAAAACCGCAAATATTGTCCTTTCTAATGCTTACGGAGTGGTGGAAGGAATTCCCGTTGACACCCATGTGAGGCGTTTGGCCCAAAGGCTTGGCTTCACTAAGGAAAAAAAACCTGACAAGATAGAACAGGACCTAATGGCCATTATCCCTCGGGAAGAATGGGGGCAAATTGCTTACGTCTTCCAGGCCCATGGCCGCAAGATTTGTAAAGCTAGAAAACCCCTCTGTGACCAGTGCGTAGTCAAAGACTTGTGCCCTAGTAAGAAAGAGAGCTAA
- a CDS encoding M20 family metallopeptidase, whose translation MDLKNRFKELIFTLASIPSPSGEERAILEYLWGRLSQMNIPLRKQEVPDRFWNIIVNESPENKLLITTHVDTVPPWLGVFPPRMGDGHLEGLGVCDDKAGVAIMLMLLEERLRQGKPIPATFAFVVDEEREGQGSAMLAREPLPPYAVVLEPTDLKIAIAEGGSVEFEIRVKGKAVHGSCIPHGENAIERAIELVSKLKRLSFLYTEHPLVGPGGFNVERFTGGDGELRVPDQCIVEIDFRVLPGQETQDVINEIKQILDETPNVHYVIKDISEPFAISTESPIVKKMCEAYRRALKEEPELSGMPSWTDAAHLFAAGVEPVVFGPGDLSRCHTPEEIIELVDVVEAFLVLDSLLDIWS comes from the coding sequence ATGGACCTAAAAAATCGTTTCAAAGAACTTATTTTTACGTTGGCTTCAATCCCGAGCCCAAGTGGCGAAGAACGGGCCATCCTAGAGTATCTCTGGGGTCGCCTTTCTCAAATGAATATTCCTTTACGCAAACAAGAGGTACCTGACCGTTTCTGGAATATCATTGTAAACGAATCCCCTGAGAACAAGTTGCTCATCACCACCCATGTGGATACGGTTCCTCCCTGGCTGGGGGTTTTTCCTCCTCGCATGGGAGATGGCCATTTAGAAGGCCTGGGAGTATGTGATGACAAGGCCGGCGTGGCCATTATGCTCATGCTCCTTGAAGAAAGGCTTAGGCAAGGAAAGCCTATTCCGGCTACTTTTGCCTTCGTGGTGGATGAAGAAAGAGAAGGCCAGGGCTCGGCCATGCTGGCTAGGGAGCCTTTGCCTCCTTACGCCGTCGTGCTTGAGCCCACGGACTTGAAAATAGCTATTGCTGAAGGCGGCTCGGTAGAGTTTGAAATTCGGGTCAAAGGAAAAGCTGTCCACGGAAGCTGCATCCCCCACGGAGAAAATGCCATTGAGCGGGCCATAGAGCTCGTAAGCAAACTCAAAAGGCTTTCTTTCCTATACACAGAGCATCCCCTGGTAGGCCCGGGGGGTTTCAATGTAGAAAGATTTACCGGTGGAGACGGTGAACTCAGAGTGCCAGATCAGTGTATAGTGGAGATAGACTTTCGCGTCTTGCCCGGCCAGGAAACCCAGGATGTTATCAACGAGATTAAACAAATTTTAGATGAGACTCCCAATGTTCATTACGTAATAAAAGACATATCTGAACCCTTTGCCATTTCTACTGAATCACCCATTGTGAAAAAAATGTGTGAGGCCTATCGCCGGGCCTTAAAGGAAGAGCCTGAGCTTTCCGGTATGCCCAGCTGGACAGATGCGGCTCATCTTTTTGCTGCTGGTGTTGAACCGGTGGTCTTTGGCCCGGGGGATTTATCTCGCTGTCACACCCCGGAAGAAATCATTGAGCTTGTTGATGTGGTAGAAGCCTTTCTGGTGCTTGACTCCTTGCTTGACATTTGGTCATAA
- a CDS encoding GNAT family N-acetyltransferase — protein MNKIEIKPIKDLKPLAEDLKRIYLDAYQEDYIYAYRDPGRVKRYLKWLIKHADGGFFVAFVDGKPAGFIVIQPDCRFHGEVVPEIHELVVDPAYQGRGLGKLLMQKALVFLKEKGFKKVALWVGEKNEDARCFYEKLGFKVTDRQGAWLRMEKELEAETYDQMSSKESSTRKASTTSTSSMISSGV, from the coding sequence ATGAACAAGATAGAAATTAAACCCATAAAGGACCTGAAACCTTTAGCTGAGGACCTTAAACGCATTTATCTTGACGCTTATCAGGAGGACTATATTTACGCTTATCGTGATCCAGGGCGGGTAAAGCGTTACCTCAAATGGCTTATAAAGCATGCTGATGGCGGCTTTTTTGTGGCCTTTGTTGACGGAAAGCCAGCAGGTTTCATCGTTATCCAGCCTGATTGTCGCTTTCACGGAGAAGTTGTGCCGGAGATTCACGAACTGGTGGTTGATCCGGCCTATCAAGGGCGAGGTTTAGGTAAACTTTTGATGCAAAAAGCCCTGGTGTTTCTAAAAGAAAAAGGTTTTAAAAAGGTGGCCCTCTGGGTTGGAGAAAAGAACGAAGATGCTCGTTGCTTTTACGAAAAACTTGGCTTTAAGGTGACAGACCGCCAGGGGGCCTGGCTGCGTATGGAAAAAGAGTTAGAGGCTGAGACTTATGACCAAATGTCAAGCAAGGAGTCAAGCACCAGAAAGGCTTCTACCACATCAACAAGCTCAATGATTTCTTCCGGGGTGTGA
- a CDS encoding metallophosphoesterase, with translation MSFIKYIVLSDLHLGEEDSLLTNLKPGVAEEAPLQPSPVLVKLGQCFENLLENDGPKPELVILGDGLEMALAGVHQAAMAFERLIEEFFIKRRLFSSIIYVPGNHDHHLWETAREIQYSNFVERKKPPGEILPEPWHISETFPQKDYHFVPSPFLQKLINRYPEIKDLKVKILYPVFGLLDKDYKKIVCLHHGHLIESIYRLMSKLKVALFPSEKEPDTLNEIEKENFAWIDFFWSTMGRSGRVGEKIENIYEMLLVPATFKDLLGNLAKALADKFDLPLIPERWEDDFIKKLLENFLRESLRPERRRDEKTLSESSEKELRWFVESPILHEIKKILPVDDEELSTYQFQFVFGHTHKPLARLDKFRPFNPWAKVFNTGGWVIDRLELLPVYGVNLILITDDLEVIGLELFRQGSFESPKVLYVKSPDEQTPLIVSQLNKKLGNPIWQEFVEVVQSAAQVRAGHLRRRLLGF, from the coding sequence ATGTCTTTTATAAAATACATCGTCTTATCTGATTTACACTTAGGTGAAGAAGATAGCCTTTTGACCAACCTTAAACCAGGGGTGGCGGAAGAAGCTCCCCTTCAGCCTTCGCCTGTGCTGGTCAAACTTGGCCAATGCTTTGAAAACCTATTGGAAAATGATGGCCCCAAACCAGAGCTGGTGATACTTGGTGATGGCCTTGAGATGGCCCTGGCTGGAGTGCACCAGGCGGCCATGGCCTTTGAAAGGCTAATTGAAGAATTTTTTATAAAACGCCGTTTATTTTCCAGCATAATTTATGTTCCCGGAAACCACGATCATCACTTATGGGAAACCGCTCGCGAAATACAATATAGTAACTTTGTTGAAAGAAAAAAGCCTCCGGGAGAAATTTTACCAGAACCCTGGCACATATCTGAAACCTTTCCCCAGAAAGATTATCACTTTGTGCCTTCACCTTTTCTGCAAAAATTGATTAACCGTTATCCTGAGATCAAAGACTTAAAAGTAAAAATTCTCTATCCCGTATTTGGCTTGCTCGATAAAGACTATAAAAAGATAGTTTGTCTTCATCACGGCCACTTGATTGAATCCATTTATCGGCTCATGAGCAAATTAAAAGTAGCCCTTTTCCCTAGCGAAAAAGAGCCTGACACCTTGAACGAGATAGAAAAAGAAAACTTCGCCTGGATAGATTTTTTCTGGTCCACCATGGGCCGTTCCGGCCGAGTGGGTGAAAAGATAGAAAACATCTACGAAATGCTTTTGGTGCCCGCTACTTTTAAAGATTTGCTCGGCAATTTGGCCAAGGCCCTGGCTGATAAATTTGACCTGCCTTTAATTCCTGAAAGATGGGAAGATGACTTCATTAAAAAGTTACTTGAAAATTTTTTAAGGGAAAGTTTGCGGCCCGAACGCCGTAGAGACGAAAAGACTCTTTCAGAAAGCTCAGAAAAAGAATTACGCTGGTTTGTAGAAAGCCCTATTTTACATGAAATCAAAAAAATCCTGCCTGTTGATGATGAAGAACTTTCTACTTATCAATTTCAGTTTGTTTTTGGACATACGCATAAGCCTTTGGCGAGGCTTGATAAATTCAGGCCCTTTAACCCCTGGGCTAAAGTCTTTAATACCGGCGGCTGGGTGATTGACCGTTTAGAACTTCTGCCCGTTTACGGAGTCAATTTGATATTGATAACAGATGACCTGGAAGTGATAGGCCTTGAACTTTTTCGTCAGGGAAGCTTTGAATCGCCCAAGGTTTTATACGTGAAAAGCCCCGATGAACAAACACCTCTTATAGTTAGTCAACTAAATAAGAAGCTTGGTAACCCTATATGGCAGGAGTTTGTAGAAGTGGTACAAAGCGCCGCTCAAGTAAGGGCAGGGCATTTAAGACGTCGCCTTTTGGGTTTTTAA